A region of Corynebacterium glucuronolyticum DSM 44120 DNA encodes the following proteins:
- the pepN gene encoding aminopeptidase N, whose product MTSVNLTKKEAQHRSDMLDVEHYTIHLDLTTGEETFSSITTARFKVKKSGDTFIDLRAKNVTEVLLDGEDITAKALTLNDAGYDEEHGIVLTGLTEGEHTLQITADAVYSHSGQGLHRFVDPADNRVYMYTQFEAADAKRMFACFDQPDLKATYDLTVVTPDDFVIVTNAPVETHVRDGKATHTSTIDYRLSTYLVALIAGPYFEVKDSWTGPLTKHPETPEGQYGPHVGQADELTIPLSIYCRQSIAEALDADVLFDQTKQGFDFYHQVFGVMYPFHKYDQVFCPEYNMGAMENAGCVTFRDEYVFTSKPTEYRYERRCDTILHEMAHMWFGDLVTMQWWDDLWLNESFATWSAATAMVANTKYKTAWVTYCSVEKAWAYAQDTLPTTHPISTDASDIEAVEQNFDGITYAKGMSVLKQLAAYVGQDAFLAGVRLHFARHAFGNATFDDLLQSLSESSGRDLSDWAHQWLKTTGVNALRPAFTVEDGKYTSFAVEQDGAQPGNGEFRTHRIGVGLYSLIDGKVTRTDRVEVDIDSASKEVSEFIGKDAADLVLVNDDDLTYAIMELDPASLSFVQEHIGDIEDPMARALCWSAAWQMVRNTKMRGRDFVELVRRGAPVEKETAVLGQILAQATTAVTRYSDPEWVEAEGNALLATTLLEGAKVTRDFRQVAFVNQLLSVTPTEEAKEFFRSILEGTPSIDGVEVDAELKWKALTALIAAGDINAPEEKIRAMREEDKLASGQNSAWRAGAAIPTKDVKTAVWKELTDTSRSMSNLERRHKLEGLTFAGSAPLLEPFAKDYFALAPRMWKNFSSETALQMVEGLFPYYATSQETVDTAQVVLDSEHPAALHRVIAEGQDRLQRALRNREADK is encoded by the coding sequence ATGACCTCGGTTAACCTCACAAAGAAAGAGGCACAACACCGCAGTGACATGCTCGACGTCGAGCACTACACCATTCACCTCGACCTCACCACCGGCGAGGAAACCTTCAGCTCCATCACCACAGCCCGCTTCAAGGTGAAAAAGTCCGGCGACACGTTCATTGACTTGCGTGCAAAAAACGTCACCGAGGTGCTCCTCGACGGTGAGGACATCACCGCCAAAGCACTGACTCTCAACGATGCCGGCTACGACGAGGAGCACGGCATTGTCCTAACCGGTCTGACTGAAGGCGAGCACACCCTTCAGATCACCGCTGATGCTGTGTACTCCCACTCCGGTCAGGGACTTCACCGCTTTGTCGACCCCGCCGATAACCGCGTGTACATGTATACACAGTTCGAGGCCGCCGACGCCAAGCGCATGTTTGCCTGCTTCGACCAGCCGGATCTAAAGGCAACATACGATCTGACCGTCGTCACCCCTGATGACTTCGTCATTGTCACCAACGCACCTGTTGAGACACATGTGAGGGACGGCAAGGCCACCCACACCTCAACTATTGATTACCGCCTGTCCACCTACCTTGTCGCCCTCATCGCTGGCCCGTACTTCGAGGTCAAGGATTCCTGGACGGGACCCCTGACCAAGCATCCCGAGACACCCGAAGGCCAATACGGCCCGCACGTCGGCCAGGCAGACGAACTGACCATTCCACTATCCATTTACTGCCGGCAGTCGATCGCCGAGGCACTGGATGCCGACGTTCTCTTCGATCAGACGAAGCAGGGATTCGACTTCTACCATCAGGTCTTCGGTGTCATGTACCCGTTCCACAAATATGACCAGGTTTTCTGCCCTGAATACAACATGGGCGCGATGGAAAACGCCGGCTGCGTGACCTTCCGCGATGAGTACGTTTTCACATCCAAGCCGACGGAGTACCGCTACGAGCGCCGCTGCGACACTATTTTGCACGAAATGGCCCATATGTGGTTCGGCGACTTGGTCACCATGCAGTGGTGGGATGACCTGTGGCTCAACGAGTCCTTTGCCACCTGGTCTGCCGCCACCGCGATGGTCGCCAACACCAAGTACAAGACGGCGTGGGTTACCTACTGCTCGGTAGAGAAGGCTTGGGCCTACGCTCAGGACACTCTTCCCACTACTCACCCAATTTCCACCGATGCCTCCGATATTGAGGCCGTGGAGCAGAACTTCGACGGCATTACCTACGCCAAGGGCATGAGCGTGCTGAAGCAGCTGGCGGCATACGTTGGCCAGGATGCCTTCCTCGCCGGCGTCCGCCTGCACTTCGCCCGCCATGCATTCGGCAACGCCACCTTCGATGACCTTCTCCAGTCGCTGTCGGAATCTTCTGGCCGCGACCTGTCTGACTGGGCTCACCAGTGGCTGAAGACCACCGGTGTTAACGCGCTGCGCCCGGCCTTTACCGTAGAGGACGGAAAGTACACGTCCTTCGCCGTTGAGCAGGATGGGGCCCAGCCGGGTAACGGTGAGTTCCGCACGCACCGTATCGGTGTGGGTCTGTATTCGCTTATCGACGGGAAGGTCACCCGCACCGACCGGGTTGAGGTAGACATCGACTCGGCATCGAAGGAAGTCAGCGAGTTCATCGGTAAGGATGCAGCCGACCTCGTCTTGGTCAACGATGACGATCTGACCTACGCCATCATGGAGCTCGACCCGGCATCCCTCTCCTTTGTCCAGGAACACATTGGGGACATCGAGGACCCGATGGCCCGCGCACTGTGCTGGTCTGCGGCCTGGCAGATGGTCCGCAACACAAAGATGCGTGGCCGCGACTTCGTCGAGCTTGTTCGCCGTGGCGCCCCGGTAGAGAAGGAAACCGCCGTCCTCGGCCAAATCCTGGCGCAGGCGACGACGGCCGTCACCCGCTACTCCGACCCCGAGTGGGTCGAAGCAGAGGGCAACGCCCTCCTGGCAACGACCCTGCTCGAAGGAGCAAAGGTTACCCGCGACTTCCGCCAGGTCGCCTTCGTCAACCAGCTCCTCTCTGTCACCCCCACCGAGGAGGCGAAGGAATTCTTCCGCTCAATCCTCGAGGGAACGCCCTCCATCGACGGTGTTGAGGTCGATGCTGAACTCAAGTGGAAGGCCCTTACTGCCCTCATCGCCGCCGGCGACATCAACGCCCCAGAGGAAAAGATCCGGGCGATGCGAGAAGAGGACAAGCTTGCCTCCGGGCAGAACTCTGCGTGGCGCGCCGGGGCTGCTATCCCCACGAAGGACGTGAAGACCGCTGTGTGGAAGGAGCTGACCGATACGTCACGCTCCATGAGCAACCTGGAGCGCAGGCACAAGCTGGAGGGCCTCACCTTTGCAGGATCTGCTCCGCTCCTCGAACCGTTTGCCAAGGACTACTTCGCACTGGCTCCACGCATGTGGAAGAACTTCAGCTCGGAGACCGCGCTGCAAATGGTCGAAGGCCTCTTCCCCTACTACGCCACGTCACAGGAGACAGTCGACACGGCACAGGTTGTCCTCGATTCCGAGCACCCTGCAGCACTCCACCGCGTTATCGCCGAAGGCCAGGATCGGCTCCAGCGCGCGCTGCGCAACCGCGAAGCTGATAAATAG
- a CDS encoding metallophosphoesterase family protein — protein MRTSFLSAVVTLCLLASPVSAQNLSSGRVDGLLSSLSWENSSSAPSQSNGSSGAAGSADAPANPDASAPITDPVTGGTWMEDFEDRTGWTVHTNVLHSGEKRWEGWNFATIRDWTWAVGTDKRHYFTRGDGKVAIAESKHHRLKAGEQMTTELTSPSVPITPGVAYQLEFESHYRQGSSDNTAKVVLTFDTGESKTVREFTKDSFSTHEQVGFTAPSGAQSVSATFVYGNAQDDWFWAIDNVTVTTPLPADPGTPTAVVDVISDTHNEKKYGDVIDFLNRQPDPAGAMVVNGDYVDMGYAENYANFAADRAAHPHASGREYFTIGNHEMLGTDGSDTFLHRYLDMTKQDHVWREEVVDGQPLLMISTEFYDDVARDGKEPYVVLSDAQLNWLKQRLDYWEGKGKTVFLFSHLVLPYTVTSTHSPWYGNDFAELGKLNKVLQGHDNIVMFTSHTHASLTAGDWWGVYRGADKHGFPVVNTGAVKNANLPDGDYDEEVDPALPQTTGLRVKTYPDRVRVEAWDFEKQEMIRFHDFPIHS, from the coding sequence ATGCGCACATCCTTCCTTTCAGCTGTCGTAACCCTCTGCCTGCTCGCATCTCCCGTGTCGGCACAAAATCTCTCCTCGGGCCGGGTGGACGGGCTTTTGAGCTCACTGTCCTGGGAAAACTCCTCATCTGCTCCCAGCCAATCCAACGGTTCGTCGGGTGCGGCTGGCTCTGCCGATGCCCCAGCAAACCCCGACGCATCGGCACCAATCACTGATCCTGTTACCGGCGGCACTTGGATGGAAGACTTCGAAGATCGCACGGGTTGGACTGTCCATACCAATGTTCTTCACTCCGGGGAAAAACGCTGGGAAGGGTGGAACTTCGCCACGATCCGTGACTGGACGTGGGCCGTGGGCACAGACAAGCGTCACTACTTCACGCGCGGTGACGGAAAGGTGGCAATAGCTGAGAGTAAGCACCACCGTTTGAAAGCGGGGGAACAGATGACGACGGAACTGACCTCCCCATCAGTCCCTATCACTCCTGGTGTGGCCTACCAGCTTGAGTTCGAATCGCATTACCGTCAGGGATCGAGCGACAACACAGCAAAGGTAGTTCTGACGTTTGATACGGGCGAATCCAAGACGGTTCGGGAGTTTACGAAGGATTCCTTCTCCACCCACGAACAAGTCGGCTTTACTGCTCCCAGCGGTGCACAATCTGTTAGCGCGACGTTCGTTTACGGGAATGCGCAGGACGATTGGTTCTGGGCGATCGATAACGTCACCGTCACCACACCACTACCTGCGGATCCGGGTACGCCTACCGCAGTCGTCGATGTTATCTCCGACACGCATAACGAGAAGAAGTACGGCGATGTGATTGACTTCCTCAACCGGCAGCCAGACCCTGCTGGCGCGATGGTAGTCAATGGGGACTATGTCGATATGGGCTACGCGGAAAACTATGCCAACTTTGCTGCTGATAGAGCTGCGCATCCGCATGCTTCAGGCAGGGAGTACTTTACGATCGGTAACCATGAGATGCTTGGCACGGACGGATCGGATACGTTCCTCCACCGTTACTTGGATATGACCAAGCAGGATCACGTATGGCGCGAAGAAGTTGTCGATGGTCAACCGCTGCTCATGATCTCGACCGAGTTTTACGATGATGTCGCCCGCGACGGAAAAGAGCCCTATGTGGTGCTGTCCGATGCGCAGCTAAATTGGCTCAAGCAGCGTCTCGATTATTGGGAAGGGAAAGGAAAGACGGTCTTTCTCTTCAGTCACCTCGTCCTTCCATACACAGTGACGAGCACGCATTCGCCTTGGTACGGAAACGATTTCGCGGAATTGGGCAAGCTGAATAAAGTCCTCCAAGGGCACGACAACATTGTTATGTTCACTAGCCATACGCATGCTTCACTGACTGCAGGGGATTGGTGGGGTGTCTACCGTGGAGCGGACAAGCACGGTTTCCCGGTTGTAAATACTGGCGCCGTAAAAAACGCAAATCTTCCGGATGGTGACTATGATGAGGAGGTCGATCCCGCACTACCGCAGACAACGGGGCTCCGCGTCAAAACCTATCCTGACCGTGTCCGTGTTGAGGCATGGGACTTTGAAAAGCAGGAAATGATTCGGTTCCATGATTTCCCGATCCACTCGTAG